The Xyrauchen texanus isolate HMW12.3.18 chromosome 17, RBS_HiC_50CHRs, whole genome shotgun sequence DNA window gagtgtacagcttgtataacagtgtaaatttgctgtcccctcaaaataactcaacacacagacattaatgtctaaaccgctggcaacaaaagtgagtacacccctaagtgaaaatgtccaaattgggcccaaagtgtcaatatttgtGTGGCcgccattattttccagcactgctttaaccctcttgggaatggagttcaccagagcttcacaggttgccactggagtcctcttccactcctccatgacgacatcacagagctggtggatgttagagaccttgtgctcctccaccttccgtttgaggatgccccacagatgctcaatagggtttaggtctggagacatgcttggccaatccatcaccttcaccctcagcttctttagcaaggcagtggtcgtcttggaggtgtgtttggggtcgttatcatgctggaatactgccctgcggcccagtctgcGAAGGGAGGGGAtgatgctctgcttcagtatgtcacagtacatgttggcattcatggttccctcaatgaactgtagctccccagtgccgactgcactcatgcagccccagaccatgacactcccaacaccatgctttactgtaggcaagacacacttgtctttgtactcctcacctggtttccgccacacacgcttgacaccttctgaaccaaataagtctcatcagaccacaggacatggttcttcagcaaactgtttgcaggctttcttgtgcatcatctttagaagaggcttccttctgggacgacagccatgcagaccaatttgatgcagtgtgcggcatatggtctgagcactgacaggctgacccccccaccccttcaacctctgcagcaatgctggcagcactcatatgtctatttcccaaagacaacctctggatatgacgctgagcacgtgcacttaacttctttggtcgaccatggcgaggcctgttctgagtggaacctgtcctgttaaatcgctgtatggtcttggccaccgtgctgcagctcagtgtcagggtcttggcaatcttcttatagcctaggccatctttatgtagagcaacaattcttttttttcagatcctcagagagttctttgccatgaggtgtcatgttgaacttccagtgaccagtttgagggagtgtgagaccttgtaacaccaatgagtcacatgacaccggggagggaaaatggctaattgggcccaatttttcatgttgccagcagtttagacattaatgtctgtgtgtcgagttattttgaggggacagcacatttacactgttattcaagctgtacactcactactttacattgtagcaaagtgtcatttcttcagtgttgtcacatgaaaagatataatcaaatatttacaaaaatgtgaggggtgtactcacttttgtgagatactgtatgtgatGTGACACTGATTGATAGGTGTTGGAGATAAGGGTGCAGTCAGGAGGAGAGGAGGGAAAGGGCAGAATGGAGATGGAGGAGGAGGAGATGTGGCTGAATTGAAGGAGTCTCCTCATATCTCAGTGGAGGATGTGGGTGTGGTGCAGGCAGATCTCAGCACTCAGGACccgtgtgtgaagtgtgtgtgctTCAGCTCTGACCTCACACTTCTGCTGAGCGGAGGGGCAGACGGCTACATCAGAGTGTGGGAGGTGAGTTTGCTCCAAGCGTCTGGGCACACTTTTgctcttttccaaaacctagtgagcttcctatataggcagcattttaaggcatcataggtgcaCTCATGACATGAAAGCTGTTCTAAGAGGCATACagcttaattatgctgccttctaagatacaCTATATGGTATGTATGTAAAGTATGTAGAAGACCATTATTAATTATTGAGTTTAGGTGTTCCAGCTACACCCATTGCTTACAGATGCATAAAATACAGCACACAGCCATGACATCTCCATAGACAAAAATTGGCATGACAATGGGCTGTACTGAAGAGCTCAGTAACTTTAAATGTGGCACTGTCAACTCCATATAATGCCCATGGATTTGAAAGGGATGTCCAACATGCTCATATAGGTGTGATGGTCAGGTGTCtgcatacttttggccatataatGTACCTATGCTTCTAAGGTATCTTCGCAATCCTTGAATGCATTTCGACAAACTTGatgaaaaaaaattgtgttgccaaaatggcaaattaagtGTTAGAAGTGTGGatttttgggggcctgggtagctcagcaagtaaagatgctgactaccacccctggagtcttgagttcgaatccagggcgtgctgagtgaatccagtcaggcttcctaagcaaccaattggccttgttgctagggtgggtagcgtcacgttgggttaacctcctcgtggtcgctataatgtggttttcgctctcattggggtgcgtggtgaggatgctgcagagaatagcgtgtaGCCTCCACAATATAGTATTGCATTGAATTTCATTCAAATTATAGTATCGCAATGTTATATtggcaacatgctaacaccaaacCAGAAACTaattagcagagacaggccacttctatttaaatgaatgggagaaattggaatgcccactCTAGCACACAATGGGCAAAGGGTGTAGAagggaagtcccaccttacaggtaaaataacCAATCACCttatacagacatcgcctgtcaatcaactcttgAAAGctcatgcgcattagctatacaagccaggaaaagtgtgttttagcgtaatatgagatAAAGAAacttatgattccaatattataaacttttattgctgatttgaaatatgttctttgatcgtaatcttgaccaaccgtttttgagatttcggtctttccccatttaagtagataggagctgcactggcatgactggaaatagcctcctgagagcattccaaatATGGCCGCCATCCTTGTCTGCTTTTTCCCGGTTATTTTACTGCACTGATTTACAATCCTTTCAAGGGAGTTCTTGTCTTTAACATGTATGGCAGCAAACCAACACAGCAGAGAAAAGAATAAACTGGATTCAATATAAGAGTTATAAAACATGCACATCAGTGATTTGTCCACATTAAAAGACCTTTGCTGTCCCCTCTTGCACAGAGGTTCTGTGTTTCAACTTATTGTCTAAAATGGTACCCATTTTTTTTATACTTAAAACTTTCAACCCCCTTTCCCCAAATAGCGGTTTGCTGTACCTGACTAAAATCAATATTAATCACTTTGGTTTAGAACATTTAGTTTTAAGAATGCATCCTCACACCATCTGGCAAAGTCATCAACCACAGGGCCATGAAGTGTCCTCCTCACTCAGTAAACTGATTCTTACAGAGTCATCTACAGATTTAAGGATGAGCCTATTTTTGTATAGGCTGTGCCAATCATTTGtatgcaaaataaacaaaagagGAGAGAGGACACAACCTTATGGTGACCCTGTGGATGACACCAACCGTTCAGAAAAACACTCGTTTACAGTGACTCTCTGTGTTCTTTGCACAAGGAAATAATATCCAACCTACAATACTAAGATCCAAACTAAAATCATAAATTAAGTTTCCTAACTAAAATGTGGGGCTGGATGGTGTTGAAAGCAGATGAAAAATCAATGGAAAAACAATTTTGCTAAACATTTTGGGCGATCCATATGCTGAAGCACTGTGTGGAGTATGGTTGCTGTTGCATCTTCAACACCTCGCTTTCCCCTATATTTAAATTGAAGAGGGTCTAAGAGAGCCTGGGTCCTTTCCATTATCTTTGCCTTTACCAACTCCTCAAAGCACTTCATAACTGAAAATGTAAGTGCAACAGGCCTAAAATCTTTGTGTTagattagcaacatgctaacaccaaactCTATTAAAATCAGTGCCTTATATTAGCAACATACTAATGccaaactctattgaaatcatTGCCTTagattagcaacatgctaacaccaaacaattgaaatcattgtgttagattagcaacatgctaacatcaaactctattgaaatcaatgatttagattagcaacatgctaacaccaaactATTGAAATCATTGTGTTagattagcaacatgctaacatcaaactctattgaaatcaattatttagattagcatcatgctaacaccaAACTATTGAAATCATTGTGTTagattagcaacatgctaacatcaaactctattgaaatcaattatttagattagcatcatgctaacaccaAACTATTGAAATCATTGTGTTagattagcaacatgctaacatcaaactctattgaaatcaatgatttagattagcaacatgctaacaccaaactATTGAAATCATTGTGTTagattagcaacatgctaacatcaaactctattgaaatcaattatttagattagcatcatgctaacaccaAACTATTGAAATCATTGTGTTagattagcaacatgctaacatcaaactctattgaaatcaattatTTAGATTAGCAACATGTTAACACCAAACTGTTGAAATCAATTATCAGAGTTGTTGCccatgtagagcattccaaatctgtAACATATGAGGTTCTATAATCTAGATGGTGCCTATGTGGGCAACAAGaaagctcactatgttttggaacaaaACCTTTTATTCAGCATTGTTTCCTCTCTGCAGTTCCCCTCCTTGAAAGAGAAGTTGAACTTCAAAGCACACAAAGATGAACTGGAGGATATAGACATCAGTCCTGATAAAAAGGTAACTCATATGTTCTGTGAGGTTTGTTATACAGTAGTTTTTAAAGCAATAAGTCACtcaagatcttgtgttacattgattttaccatggttaaaaGGTTAGTTCTCTCATTTTCTTCCAtatgtggaacactaaaggagatattttgcataatgtccaagctgctcttttccgtaaaatgaatgtgaatggggactgggggctttcaagctccaaaaatgatgaaaaagcaccgtaaaagtagtccatattacttgtgcattatattttttgttttttaggtcATAAAGAAGTTTTATGAGAGGAAAAGACCAAAGGGAAACATTAGGGACAGTTCAGTCATGAGAACTCTCTGAATACATGTAGGGGATATGGCAAATTGCTTGGtttggtcttggcggactagaaTTGCTTATACTGCTGTGGCTGCAGCAACGGAAGTATGATGATTACTGCTAGAAAACACATATGCTGCCTTCTAGATGAATGCTGCCTACACAATGAACAACGGCAAAAGCTCTTTCTCTTTTACCAGTGAATAAACATAAGTGAATAAGCCTGCATCGCTTCTAacatatatataatgcatatagACAGGTGGTActgaggaggagggtttcaaagAGAAAACTCTCATAGCACGCTGTAGTGAAACCCACAAACAACAGAGTAATTTAAAGGTTGGACAATGAGagagtatgcaagttgattggctaacatATTTCAAGTCAAAGGACCCAACAACTTACACCATATTGAGTTTCACGACTGAACTTTGAACCATTTCTGTTCACATATGCTAATGTTATCCATTGTAATCGCTATCAATTCTGTTTATTCTAACATTAGTCTTATTTCCTCTTATCTAATGTAGCACATTGTAACAGTAGGCCGTGATTTTGAGTGTAGCGTGTGGAGCGGCGATCAGCTGGCCGTGGGTTTGTGTTGGCATGAAAACATGCCTCGGGTCACGGAGAAGATGTACCGATACAGGTCATGCAGGCAAGTTGTCCACACTTTGTAGAAGGCTAGTAAGAAACAACATACTGCCAAATGCTCTGATGTTTTGTCATTATCTCCATGCTCACTTGCTCAAACCAGGTTTGCAAAGGTAGAGGACCAAAAAGACGCTATAAGACTCTATACAGTGCAGATCCCCCACAAACGAGACCGCAAACCACCACAATGTTACATTACCAAATGGGATGGACGATCGTTCCTACCGCTAATCACTAAGCCATGTGGAAATGAAGTAATATCCTGTCTGACTGTGAGGTAAAGTAAAAcatcttgatatcttaaattcaGTGATCCTTGGCAAACTGTATTTAGCTGCAGCCATTCTTATGTTGAATTATGATGTATTTATGGTTATGCATTGACTCCTCAGTGACTCTGGAACATTTCTTGGCCTGGGAACTGTGACTGGATCTGTGGCCATTTACATGGCGTTTTCCTTACAGGTACTAAAAACATAATCGTGTGCCATGACACTGATCCATTCCACACAGTATTTCAGTACTGACTTTGCCATCTGTTCTACTCAACCCTCTAGAAACTGTACTATATCCAGGAGTCTCACGGCATTGTTGTCACAGATCTAACGTTCCTGCctgatgctgctaaaagtaaagCCATAAAGGAGGTTAATGAAGTTGTTATGTTAAGTGTTGCTGTTGACAGTCGCTGTCAGATACATGCCGTGCCCAACCGAAGTGAGTATGAGTGTCTAATCTACAGGAATAGTCCTGTCACTATCAACTTTATATATCCAAAAAAAAGGCCCCAAAAGTGCTTTGTATAGGTACTGTTAAATCAGGCCTGTGAATGTTATATTGCTCTGATATTTTACACTCAGGATCATTCCCGTTATGGCTGGTGCTGTTCTTCTGTGGCCTGATGGTGGCGGCAGTGATTCTGCTGCTGCAATCTCTATTCCCTGGATTCATTTAAAGTAGAGAAGAAACAGAAGGAACCATCACCTGAGCTTAACATTTACATACTAAAATGGCTTCAAAACAAACTTGGACCTATGACATTTGTCtaatcatttgaaaaaaaaaatgaagtttTAACTTAAGTATAATCTCTGGCATGTGAATTTGAATTCTtatgaatctgattggatgatgaGTTTGGGAATGACCTGAAGATGGAGCAAAAATCATGAAATCCTGAAGAGCTGATGCTTCATGATCATTGGACAGCTGGATGAAAACATGAATGCGAGTCGACTGCTGCACTAGCATGTAACAAGAAATGCCTTTTAAATGTcatggtgaaaaaaaaatatattcagggAGGTTCAAAAGTgggttattttaaatatttaaaacaatgtaaaatagaaaTATACACCTGAAAACATGTTGTCTCTCCATGATTTGTGTTATGATCTACCACATCCCAGCAATGAGTCATTTTTATCTGGTATCACTCTCCACATTATAGTCAATGTGAAATGCCATTTGCAACATATTTAATTTACGTAATCGGATGTAAAATTGATGGGCAGGACTTGATTTTACCCCTCAGGAATtgactggattgtgaaaagtagACGTTGCACACTAGAACGGAGAAAAAACGGATTTGTGATGTCATTCAAAAACAAACTTTATTTTGGAGGGAGaggaagttattacattttgtacaaagatagcaaagaatttttttttaatgtcatgcAATAATTAATCGTGGACAATAAGTCCCgaaatgtgattttaaaaagtaaatgggGTGAAATTAGATTTAATGTTGAAGAGATTTAATCAGATTCAAGTTTTTATTTGCTCCACTAGGGGACGCCATTATTAAGACCTGCAGGCCACAGGACAGAATTCAAATGCAGTCACTCCTGTTTTTTCCCTAGTTTTGTCTGATATGGCTCTCCTAACCATAGTCCTGAAAAGATTTTATCAGTTGAATGTTTAGCAACTAAACATGTAAGATCAACAGGATTGCAAAAAAAGATGATTCagacaattaaaatattttcctgTATTCCTAGTATCAACCGGATTTTAGGCTTTGGTTTATTTTGAGATTTAGGTTTCTGATTTCAGGGGTGGGTTAAGGGTAGCAAAAGGGTTAGTGGCTTAGATTATGCCAATCAGAACATGCTTTTGGATCAATATTCctattaaccaatcagaatttagagttagTCTTAGGACTTGCGTCAGGGCTAAAATAACCTTTTATAAACCCTTATATAACCATGAAGGAAACCAAAATTAGAGGAAAATGATATGTTAATAAGATTGGTTTACAAGTCCATAACaccatccttaaagggatagttcactcaaaaaataaaattctgtcatcatttactcaccctcatgccatcccagatccatgtgtacagaacacaaattaagattttaagaagaatatttcagctctgtaggtcctcacaatgcaaatgaatggtgacgaaaactttgaagctccaaaagcacataaagacagcataaaagtaatctatatgactccagtggttaaatccatgtcttctgaggtcttatgataggtgtgggtgagaaacagatcaatatacaagTCCTCTTTTACTATAATTTATCCTCCCTGCCCGGTAGGTGGTggtatgtatgaagaatgtgaatcaccaaaaaagtgaaagtggagatatatagtaaaaaaaagatgtTAATCCAGGAATATGTTGCCTAATTTAAAATGACTATTGGGTTGGCTAAGGTCCTGTATAATAGGGAATCATCCCGTATTTAAGGGTACAAAATCGCATTCTGTATGAAATCCATACGAGAAGCCgtttttcctgtattttattgTCTTACAACCATTACAACCAACACTTAAATTGAGTCCTACACAGTTTTAGCAATGAATGCTAAGTTATtatgcattattaataaaaatggtaTATACTTtctatatgctaaaatgagaattTCCTGATCCATGAACTATATAtatgtaaaacagaaatgtattt harbors:
- the preb gene encoding prolactin regulatory element-binding protein gives rise to the protein MGKRRAPELYRAPFPLYTVKIDPKTGLIITAGGGGASKTGIKNGVHFLSLELVGGKHSTTLLHTHDTDTRATMNMSLGGDVIAVGQDGNCSLMKFSQHAPKQMKKPANKDGVGDKGAVRRRGGKGQNGDGGGGDVAELKESPHISVEDVGVVQADLSTQDPCVKCVCFSSDLTLLLSGGADGYIRVWEFPSLKEKLNFKAHKDELEDIDISPDKKHIVTVGRDFECSVWSGDQLAVGLCWHENMPRVTEKMYRYRSCRFAKVEDQKDAIRLYTVQIPHKRDRKPPQCYITKWDGRSFLPLITKPCGNEVISCLTVSDSGTFLGLGTVTGSVAIYMAFSLQKLYYIQESHGIVVTDLTFLPDAAKSKAIKEVNEVVMLSVAVDSRCQIHAVPNRRSFPLWLVLFFCGLMVAAVILLLQSLFPGFI